One Nicotiana tomentosiformis chromosome 4, ASM39032v3, whole genome shotgun sequence genomic window carries:
- the LOC104114917 gene encoding uncharacterized protein, translating to MGMGFKAKTKENNNTNTNSNNTSNSSESWGMGFLFIFFPEEEDNNNNSNSNKILNKKPNNFSFSSSSSPSFKAINAILKRSNSTQLLSKAQSTISICALLIFITLLLFTLSTFEPTSPHHFTSRKQLSSSYYKKKPSKLFFPHALQGMGSLYRRGTRAMNDLIIAHVVESVTVNELKAFLKLIHRSSVTSKSDILLIFPLKSSSFDNAIVEENTSFLKLIHGYRKGKDIYTSTTFDPTHFVISSKKENSSGEPIWGRKIRSSNDENGNNVTGSTRSTRLSYGSVVSFDVDELDPENSLSGFLDNVSMNLRRWACYPMLLGRIRRNYKHVMLVDVKEYLVLGDPLSQLKYRSPETVMLPTIVHNKKKNSEKKLVDSGIVFGGARGIRRLANAMVTEIVRVAIQHKKKNSMSESGLFNQLVGNEFMLKNVNLINSGESIHELSSLTGLNSKSGFNSLSIVSKYPIVRRGNSNLEINSIFKKYLCSSPLDSIAYSDC from the coding sequence atggGTATGGGATTTAAAGCAAAAACCAAAGAAAACAACAACACCAATACCAACTCCAATAACACTAGCAATAGTAGTGAAAGTTGGGGAATGGGTTTCCTCTTCATTTTCTTCCCAGAAGAAGAAGATAACAACAATAACTCCAATTCCAACAAAATTCTCAACAAAAAGCCCAAtaatttctctttttcttcttcatcttctccTTCTTTCAAAGCTATTAATGCAATTCTCAAACGCTCAAATTCAACTCAACTTCTCTCAAAAGCTCAATCCACCATTTCAATTTGCGCACTTCTCATTTTCATTACTCTTCTCCTCTTTACTCTCTCCACTTTCGAACCCACTTCACCTCATCACTTCACTTCAAGAAAACAATTAAGTTCTTCATATTATAAGAAAAAACCTAGCAAATTATTTTTCCCACATGCATTACAAGGTATGGGTTCTTTATACAGACGAGGAACAAGAGCAATGAACGATCTCATTATTGCTCATGTCGTTGAATCCGTTACGGTTAATGAACTGAAAGCATTTCTCAAGCTTATACACAGATCAAGTGTCACGTCAAAATCAGACATTCTGTTAATATTTCCATTGAAATCGAGTTCGTTTGATAACGCCATTGTTGAAGAGAACACCTCGTTCTTGAAACTCATCCATGGCTACCGTAAGGGAAAAGACATTTATACTTCGACTACTTTCGACCCGACCCATTTCGTGATTTCGAGCAAGAAAGAGAATTCAAGTGGAGAACCCATTTGGGGTCGCAAAATTCGGAGCAGTAATGATGAAAATGGGAATAATGTAACTGGGTCAACTCGGTCAACTCGGTTGAGTTACGGCTCGGTTGTGAGTTTTGATGTGGATGAACTCGACCCTGAGAATTCCCTGAGTGGATTTTTGGACAATGTTTCAATGAATTTAAGAAGGTGGGCTTGTTACCCAATGTTATTAGGAAGAATTCGAAGGAATTACAAGCACGTAATGCTAGTTGATGTAAAGGAATATCTCGTACTCGGTGACCCACTGAGTCAACTCAAGTATCGAAGTCCAGAAaccgttatgttaccaacaaTCGTGCATAATAAGAAAAAGAACTCGGAGAAAAAACTAGTTGACTCGGGGATTGTATTTGGTGGAGCTAGAGGAATACGAAGATTGGCAAATGCTATGGTAACAGAAATTGTGCGAGTCGCAATACAACACAAGAAGAAGAACTCCATGTCCGAGTCAGGATTATTCAACCAACTCGTTGGGAATGAATTCATGTTAAAGAATGTGAATTTGATCAACTCGGGTGAGTCAATTCATGAACTGAGTTCACTCACTGGGTTGAACTCGAAATCGGGTTTTAATTCCTTGTCTATAGTATCAAAATATCCTATTGTTAGACGTGGGAATAGTAATTTAgaaattaattctatttttaaaaagtatttgTGTTCATCTCCTTTGGATTCTATAGCTTATAGTGATTGTTAG